In a single window of the Streptomyces cinnabarinus genome:
- a CDS encoding chitosanase, with amino-acid sequence MRRTGILAFAIAPVVLTAGAYFLMPTDSAQSPQAPPVSAAQLAREEAKERAESERAADEKMIASLPPGLADPAKKELALQITATAEFSSLNWRLGYGSVEDNGDGCGYTAGAIGFCTGTHDLLDLVERYTEAHADNGLARYLPALREVDGTDSHEGLDPGFPAAWKAEAKKPAFREAQDQERDEVYFNPAVRLAKLDGLGTLGQFVYYDAMVLHGPDPSPNGFYGLRERALHEAKLPSRGGSEKAYLDIFLDIREQAMKRKKATADTSRVRTAQREWLYNGNLSLSTPLSWRMYGEPYRIP; translated from the coding sequence GTGAGACGTACCGGAATCCTGGCCTTCGCGATCGCGCCCGTCGTGCTGACGGCGGGGGCGTACTTCCTGATGCCCACCGACTCCGCGCAGAGCCCGCAGGCGCCGCCCGTCTCGGCCGCCCAGCTGGCCCGCGAGGAGGCCAAGGAGCGGGCCGAGTCCGAGCGCGCCGCGGACGAGAAGATGATCGCGAGCCTGCCGCCGGGGCTCGCCGACCCCGCCAAGAAGGAGCTGGCCCTCCAGATCACGGCCACGGCCGAGTTCTCCAGTCTGAACTGGCGCCTGGGCTACGGCAGCGTCGAGGACAACGGCGACGGCTGCGGGTACACGGCGGGCGCGATCGGTTTCTGCACCGGTACGCATGACCTGCTCGACCTGGTCGAGCGGTACACCGAGGCTCACGCGGACAACGGTCTGGCCCGGTATCTGCCCGCCCTGCGCGAGGTCGACGGCACGGATTCGCATGAGGGGCTCGATCCCGGGTTCCCGGCCGCCTGGAAGGCCGAGGCCAAGAAGCCCGCCTTCCGTGAGGCGCAGGACCAGGAGCGGGACGAGGTGTACTTCAACCCCGCGGTCCGGCTCGCCAAGCTCGACGGACTGGGCACGCTGGGGCAGTTCGTCTACTACGACGCCATGGTGCTGCACGGCCCCGACCCGAGCCCGAACGGCTTCTACGGCCTGCGCGAACGCGCCCTGCACGAGGCGAAGCTGCCGTCCCGGGGCGGCTCGGAGAAGGCGTACCTCGACATCTTCCTCGACATCCGCGAGCAGGCGATGAAGCGGAAGAAGGCGACGGCGGACACGAGCCGGGTCAGGACGGCTCAGCGGGAGTGGCTGTACAACGGGAACCTGTCGCTGAGCACACCGCTGAG
- a CDS encoding rhomboid family intramembrane serine protease has translation MEPESAVTTCYRHPAVECYVRCTRCERFICPDCMREASVGHQCVECVREGAKSVRQARTVVGGRISRTPVVTYALIALNVLAYLAEVVRPSIVDRFSMIPAAMVGPDGVQYVYQSPLPAGFEAEGLVAGEWERLITSAFLHLEPTEGTFGLLHVVMNMFSLWTLGRAVEPMLGRSRYLALYLLSALGGSVFALLLDDPGAASLGASGAIFGLGAAYYVVARRIGADMRGVNRFMGFLLLWLLLSAGLTSWQGHLGGLLTGGALAVAYAYVPRGPRRALIQAAVGLAVLAVLLIVAAARVGGLK, from the coding sequence GTGGAACCCGAGTCCGCCGTCACGACCTGCTATCGCCATCCCGCGGTGGAGTGCTACGTCCGCTGCACCCGCTGCGAGCGCTTCATCTGCCCGGACTGCATGCGCGAGGCCTCCGTGGGCCACCAGTGCGTGGAGTGCGTACGGGAGGGCGCGAAGTCGGTGCGGCAGGCGCGCACGGTCGTCGGCGGCCGGATCTCGCGCACGCCGGTGGTGACGTACGCCCTGATCGCGCTGAACGTGCTGGCGTATCTGGCGGAGGTGGTGCGGCCGTCGATCGTGGACCGGTTCTCCATGATCCCGGCGGCGATGGTGGGGCCGGACGGCGTCCAGTACGTCTACCAGTCGCCCCTCCCGGCCGGTTTCGAGGCCGAGGGGCTGGTCGCCGGGGAGTGGGAGCGGCTGATCACCAGCGCGTTTCTGCACTTGGAGCCGACCGAGGGCACGTTCGGGCTGCTGCATGTCGTGATGAACATGTTCTCGCTGTGGACGCTCGGCCGGGCCGTGGAGCCGATGCTGGGCCGGTCCCGCTATCTCGCGCTGTACCTGCTCTCGGCGCTCGGCGGCTCGGTCTTCGCGCTGCTGCTGGACGATCCCGGTGCGGCCTCTCTGGGCGCGTCCGGCGCGATCTTCGGCCTCGGCGCCGCGTACTACGTCGTGGCCCGCCGGATCGGCGCCGACATGCGGGGCGTCAACCGGTTCATGGGCTTCCTGCTGCTGTGGCTGCTGCTCTCCGCGGGGCTGACCTCCTGGCAGGGCCACCTGGGCGGGCTGCTGACCGGCGGGGCGCTGGCGGTGGCGTACGCCTATGTGCCGCGCGGGCCGCGCCGGGCCCTGATCCAGGCGGCGGTCGGGTTGGCCGTCCTGGCGGTACTGCTGATCGTGGCGGCGGCGCGGGTCGGAGGGCTCAAGTGA